From Amycolatopsis sp. WQ 127309:
GGAAGTGCCGGTTTAGGCGGCCGGTTCTTCCTGCTTGGGCGTCTCTTCGTCTTCGTGGTTCTTGCCGAGGCGCTTCTTCATGACGAAGAAGACGACGACGCCGATGACGATCGCGGCGACCAGGCCGTACTTGGAGAAGTTGCCGAGCCACTTCTCGGCGACGACGCCGAGGTAGTAGACGAGCGCGGTGGTGCCGCCCGCCCAGACGATGCCGCCGAGCGCGTTGGCGATCAGGAACTTCGGGTAGTGCATCTTCAGCGACCCGGCGAGCGGGCCGGCGAGGATGCGCAGGAACGCGATGAACCGGCCGAGGAACACGGCCCACATGCCGCGTTTGTTGAAGATGCGTTCCGCGTTGGCGATGTGCGTCGGCCCGAAATGCTTCGGGAATTTCCGGCCCGCCCAGGCGAACAGCCGTTGCCCGCCGGTCTTCCCGATCAGGTAACCGATGCTGTCGCCGACGATGGCGCCGGCGCTGGCCAGCGCACCGATCCAGAGCGGGTTCAGGTTGCTGTGCTGCGACGCCAGCAACGCGGCGCTGACCAGCACGATCTCGCCGGGCAGCGGAATGCCGAGGCTCTCGATCATGATCACCGCGGCGACGATCAGGTACACCGAGATCGGCGGGATCGCCTCCAGCCATTGATCGATGTGCACTGCGGGTACCCCCTGGAAATCGGTCGTCTGTCACCGCAGGGTACCGGGGCCGGTCCGCACCGGGGGCCCCACTCAGGTATCCCTCCGTGTACGACTTAAGTCGCGTTTTTCACCCCAACGCGGCAAGGGCCGGCCCGACCGGGAAGTCGCCGGAAACGACGTCGAACCCGCGGTTTTCGGTGAGCGGCTCCCCGAGCACCCCGACGACCACGGCGGCGACGTCCAGCCGCGTCACCCGCCCGGGTTCGAGGTGCCCGGCGACCTTGACGCGCCCGGTGGCGGGGCCGTCGGTGAGCGTGCCGGGCCGGACGATGGTCCAGGTCAGCGCGGACTTCTGCAGCGCGAGGTCGGACAGCTGCTTGGCGAGCAGGATCGACCGCACGAGCCGGTCACCCTGGTCCGGGGAGTCGGCGAACTGCGCGGAGACCTGGATGTACCGCGCGACGCCGGCCTTCTCGGCGGCGTGGACGGCCGTGACGGAGCCGTCCCGGTCCACGAGGTTCACCGACGCGGGTTCCGGATCGGGCGCTCCAATGGCCGCGATGACGACGTCCGAGCCGAGGAAGGCTTCGACGAGGTCCTCGGGATCCGCCGTGACGTCGGCGACCACGGGTTCGACGTCGAGGTCTCGGAGGACTTCGGCCCGCTGCCGGCTGCGGAGCCCGGCCCGGACGGTGTGTCCTTTGGCCGCCAGAAGCCGTGCGATGTGGAACCCGGTTCGCCCCGACGCGCCCAGCACGGTGACCTGCATGCGGTCGATCCTCCCGCAAGAACGGCGGCCGCGCTCGTCCTTCCCCAGGTTGTCCACAGGTGTGCCCCCATGTGGACAACTCACGCCAGCCGGGACGCCCGTGACTGCAGGTAGGCCTGCTCCGGCAGGCTCAACGTCCGCCGCGACGCCGTCAGGTACGCCTCTCGCGCCCCGACGACGTCGCCCGCCAGCTCCAGCAGGTGCGCCCGGACCGCGTCCACCCGATGGTGGGCCTCCAGATCGGCGCCGGCCAGCTCGGCCAAGCCCGCTTCCGGCCCGTGGACCTGGGCGAACGCCACGACGCGGTTGAGCGTGACCATCGGGCCCGGCGCGACCACGCGCAGCAGGTCGTAGAGGGTGAGGATCTCGGCCCAGTCGGTGTCCGCGGCCGTCGGGGCCTCGGCGTGGACGGCCGCGATCGCCGCCTGGAGCTGGTACGGGCCGACCGGCGACGTCGACAACGCGGTCGTGATCAGCGAGACGCCCTCGGCGATGAGCTCCGCGTTCCAGCGGGACCGGTCCTGCGCCGCGAGCGGGACCAGCGCGCCGGTCGCGTCGACCCGGGCCGGACGGCGGGCTTCGGTCAGGAGCATCAAGGCCAGCAGGCCCGTGACCTCGCCGCCGGGCGGGAGCTGGCGGGTCAGGCGGATCGCCTCCGTCGTCAGCTCGACGCGGTTCAGGGCGTCACCCGAGCTGGCCGTGTGCCCCTCGGTGAAGATCAGGTACAGGACCTGCAGCACCGCGGCCAGGCGGCCGGGGTCCGGCGACGGCGTGAACCGCTCGCCGCGCAGTTTCTGCTTCGCGCGGCTGATGCGCTGGCCGATCGTCGCCTCCGGGACGAGGAACGCGCGCGCGATCTCCGCGGTCGTCAGGCCGCCGACCGCCCGGAGCGTCAGCGCGACCTGGGACGGCCGGGTCAGCGACGGGTGGCAGCACAGCAGCAGCAATGTCAGCGTGTCGTCGACGCCGGCGACCGGCTCCGGATCCGGCGGCTCCGCCAGCGCGACCGTCTCCTCGCGCCGCTGCCGCGCGGTCTCGCTGCGCCACTGCTCGATCCGGCGCCGGGACGCGGTCGTGATCAGCCACCCCTTCGGGTGATCGGGCAACCCGTCGACGGGCCACTGCAGCGACGCCGCCAGCAGCGCCTCCTGGACGGCGTCCTCGCAGGTGTCGAAGCCGCCGTACCGCCGCACGAGCGCGGCGAGGACCTGCGGCGCGAGCTCGCGGAGCAGGCCTTCGATCACAGCTCGGTCCCGTGCAGGCCCATCACCGGCCGCACCTCCACCACCCCGAAGGCCGCCTCCGGGATCCGCCCGGCGATCTCGAGCGCGCGCTCTTCGCTTTCGCAGTCGAGCAGGTAGAAGCCGGCGAGGAACTCCTTGGCCTCCGCGAAGGGCCCATCGGTGGTCAACGGCCCGCTGTCGCCGACGCTGACCTGCTTGGTGAGTTCGGGAAGGGCGAGCCGCTCGGAGACGAGCCGCTCCCCGGAGGCGTCGAGATCGTCGTTGAGCCGCTGGTAGTAGGCCAGCCCGGCAGCCCGCTGCTCAGCGGTCATCCCCTCCCACGCCCGGCGGGACTCGGGGTTGCCGTAGATCAGGACCACGTATTTCACGAGCGCCTCCGCAGCTGTGTCGAAATCCGCCCGGCGGCGCCTACGTCCCCATCGGAAGCGCCACCGACACCCCAGGAGAATGTCATGACCGAGCACGACGAGACCCGGATTCGCAAGCTGCTGGCGGTGCGCACGGACGCGATGACCAGCCGTGACGCCGAAACGCTGGCTTCGCAGTACACGCCGGACGTCATCGCGTTCACCCTCGCGCCACCCCTCGCCCACCGCGGCGCGGACGTCATCGACGTCGACGCCCGCAAAGCGTGGTTCGACGGCTTCGAGGGCCCGATCGAGTACGAGGTCCGCGACCTCGAGATCACGGTGGGCGGCGCCATCGCGTACTGCCACTCGCTGACCTGCCTCTCGACAACGCCGAAGGGCGCGCCGGCGAGCTTCGAGCTGTGGTTCCGCTCGACGATCTGCTTCCGCGAGGACATCGGGGAATGGCGGATCACGCACGTCCACGACTCGACGCCGTTCTACATGGACGCCACGATGAGCGCGGCGCTGGACCTGAAGCCCTGATCCGCAGAAGCCCGCCCCCCGCCCTCCTCCTGGGGGGCGTGCCCTTGTCCAGTCTATCGGCGCCCACCGACGGGAAAGGCTGATCAGGCTTCGGTCGCCGGAGTTGTCCACATTGGAGCAGGCCTGTGGACAACCGGTTGTGAACGGGCGATGGAGATGCGGAAGGGGCCCGCTCAGCTGGCGCAGCCAGGCCGAACGAACCGAGAAAGTCTTGGGGCAGGCCAGAGAAGCGGGCGGCCATGCCCAGCGGTGGGCAACGGCGGTTTGGGACGGTGAACGTCCCGAAACGTCCATCGGCGAGGCAATTCCGGAAGCAACCCGGCGAAACCGGAAGCGGGCCCCGAGCAAAAGACCGGCCGGGCAGCAATCTGCCCGGCCGGTCTTCGGATCACAAGGTCACCAGACTAAGAGATCACAGGATCTCGGCTGAAGTGCCGATGTCCGGCGGACCCAGGTCGGGGTTCAGCGCCCCGGTCAGTTCCACCAGTTCCGGCTTCACCTCGTGCGGCTGGATGCGGCCGTCGCGGATGTCCTCCGCGTAGTGGCACGCCACCCGGTGGCCGCCGCCGATTTCGCGGAGCTGGGGGCGGTCCGTGTCGCACAAGCTCGCCTGGCGCCAGGGGCAGCGCGTGTGGAAGCGGCAGCCCGACGGCGGGTTGGCCGGTGACGGGAGGTCGCCCGCGAGCAGGATCTGCTCGCGCGTGTCCTCCACCTGCGGGTCCGGCACCGGGATCGCCGACAGCAGCGCCCGGGTGTACGGGTGCAGCGGGTCGCGGTAGAGCGAGTCCGCGTCCGTCTCCTCCACCAGCGCGCCCAGGTACATCACGCCGATGCGGTCGGAGATGTGCCGCACCACCGCGAGGTCGTGCGCGATCACCACGTACGTCAGGCCGAGCTGGTCCTGCAGATCCTCCAGCAGGTTCACCACCTGGGCCTGCACCGAGACGTCCAACGCGGACACCGGCTCGTCCGCGACGATCAGGTCCGGCTCCACCGCCAACGCCCGCGCGATGCCGATGCGCTGGCGCTGCCCGCCGGAGAACTCGTGCGGGTACTTCCGCAGCGACGACTCCGGGAGGCCGACGGCGGACAGCAGCTGACGCAGCCGCCGCTGGGTGGTTTCCTTGTCCTTGTCGAGGCCGTGCGCGTGCATGCCCTCGACGAGGATCGACTCGACCGACTGCCGCGGGTCCAGGCTGGACATCGGGTCCTGGAAGATCATCTGCATCCGGCGCCGGGCCTTCCGCAGATCCTCTCCCTTGAGCTTCGCGACGTCGGTGCCGTCGAACTTCACCGAACCCGACGTCGGTTCGTTGAGCCGCAGGATCGCCCGGCCCAGCGTGGACTTGCCGCAGCCGGACTCGCCCACCAGGCCGTAGGTCTCCCCGCGGCGGATGGCCAGGTCGACGCCGTCGACCGCGTAGACGTGCCCGACCGTCCGGTCGAACACGACGCCGCTCTTGATCGGGAAGTGCACCTTGAGGTCGTTGACCTCGAGCAGCACGTCACCAGCAGGCTGGTTCATCGGGCTCCTCCTCCCGCCACGACCGCCGGCCGCACGGGGTTGTGGCAGCGCAGCAGCCCGCCGTGGTCGGGCACCAGCTGCGGCGAGACCTCGCGGCAGACCGGCAGCGCGTTGGGGCAGCGGGGCGCGAACGCGCAGCCGCCGTCCCACGGGATGTTGTCGGCCACGGATCCCTTGATGGGGACCAGTTTCTCGCCGCGGCCCGCGTCAAGGCGCGGGATCGAGGCGAGCAGGCCGTGGGTGTACGGGTGACGCGGCTCGGCGAACAGCTGGTGCCGCTTCGCCCGCTCGACGATCCGGCCGCCGTAGAGCACGTTGACCTCGTCGCACAGCCCGGCGACGACGCCGAGGTCGTGCGTGATCATGATCAGCGCGGTTCCGGTGTCCTGCACCAGTTCCCGCAGCAACGCCAGGATCTGCGCCTGGATGGTGACGTCCAGGGCTGTGGTCGGCTCGTCGGCGATGAGCAGCCGCGGCCGGCACGCCAGCGCGATCGCGATCAGCGCGCGCTGCCGCATGCCGCCGGAAAGCTGGTGCGGGTACTCGGAAAGCCGCCGCGACGGGTCGGGGATGCCGACCTTGTCCAGCAGGTCCGTCGCTTCGACGGACGCCGCCTTGCGCGACATCCCGCGGTGCCGCTCCAGGACCTCGGTGATCTGCAGCCCGATCGGGATGACCGGGTTCAGCGAGGACAGCGGGTCCTGGAACACCATGCCGAGGTCGCGGCCGCGCCGGTCGCGCATTTCGCGGTCCGACAGCTTCAGCAGGTCGGTGCCTTCGTAGCTCACCGAACCGCTGACCTTGTTGCCGCGCCGCGCCAGCAGCCGCATGATCGCCAGCGACGTCACGGACTTGCCGCAGCCGGATTCGCCGACCAGGCCGACGGTCTGGCCCGGCTCGACGTCGAAGCTGACGCTGTCCACCGCGGTGAACGGCCGCTCGCCACGGCGGACGAAGTCGACCGTCAGGTCACGGACTTCAAGGAGTGCCATGGGTTCTCACCGCCTGTTCTTCGGGTCGAGGGCTTCGCGGAGGGACTCGCCGAGCAGCGTGAACCCGAGCGCCACGATGATGATCGCGATCGCCGGGTAGTACGCGAGCTCCGGACGGATGTCGAGGAACTGGCGCGAGGCCTTGCCCAGCATCAGCCCCCACTCCGCGCGCGAGGGGTCCGGGTCGCCCAGGCCGAGGAACGACAGCGCCGCGGCCTCGAGGATCGACGTGGCCAACGTGAGCGTGGCCTGCACGATGACCGGGCCGAGCGAGTTCGGAAGCATGTGCCGGAACACGATCGCCCCGCGCTTCACGCCGAGGGACGTCGCCGCCAGCACGTGGTCGGCGTCGCGCTGCACCAGCATGGAACCGCGCAGCAGCCGGGCGAAGATCGGCACGCCGACCATCGACACGGCCAGGATGACCGTCCACTGGCTCGGGTTCGCGAACAGCGCCGCGATCGAGATGGCCAGCAGCAGCGAGGGGAACGACAGCATGACGTCGACGAGTCGCATGAGGACGGTGTCGACCCAGCCGCCGAACGCGCCCGCGATCCCGCCGATGATGACGCCGATGAGCACGCCGATCACCGTGGCCAGCACGCCGACGAGCAGCGTCTGCTGGGCGCCGACGATGAGCCGGGACAGGAAGTCGCGGCCGAAGTCGTCCACGCCGAGCGGGTAACCGGGCATCGAACCGGGGATGATGCCCCGGCCCAGCTGGACCTGGTCCTGCAACGCGCGGTCCTGCGGGTCCTTGGGGGCCAGCAGCGGCGCGAAGATCGCCAGGAGCAGGAACAGGCCGGTGATGCCACCGCCGGTGAGCGCGACCGGGCTGCGCAGCATCCGGCGCAGGGCTTCACCGCCGAGGCTGCGCCCGCTCGCCGCGGCGAGCTTGTCGATCGGTTCCTTCTTCTTGTTCAGCAGAGTGTTCATCGCACACGCACCCTCGGGTCGATGATCCCGTAAGAGACGTCGACCAGCATGTTCACCAGCACGTACACCACCGCCCCGAACAGCAGGAGGGCCTGCAGCCGGGGGTAGTCACGCCGTTCGATCCCCTCGGCCAGCAGGAACCCGAGGCCGCGGAAGTTGAACACCCGCTCGGTCAGCACCGCGCCGCCGAGCAGGGCGCCGGTCTGGAGGCCGATCGTCGTGACCACCGGCAGCAGGCCGTTGCGCAGGACGTGCCGGGTGCGCACCACCTGCTGCGTCAGGCCCTTGGAGTTGGCCGTGCGGACGAAGTCCTCGTTGAGGACGTCCAGCACCGACGCGCGGGTGATCCGGGTGATCACCGCGAGCGGGATGGTGGCGAGCGCGAACGCGGGCAGGACCAGGTGCTTGATCGCGTCCCAGACGGCGTCCCACTCACCGGTCATGATGCCGTCGAGGATGGCGAAGTTCGTGATCGCGGTGGCGTCGAGACCCGCGGCCTGGCGGCCCTGCGACGGCAAGCCGAGCGGGGAGGCCAGCAGGTCCTGCATCATGTAGCCGAGGAAGAACACCGGCACCGCGACGCCGATGAGGCTGAGCACGATGACCAGGTTGTCGACCGGCCCGCCGCGGAACCGCGCGGCCAGGTAACCGGCGGGGATGCCGACGACGATCGCGATGATCATCGCGGTGAGACCGAGCTCGATGGTCGCCGGCAGGAAGGTGACGATCTCGCCCATGACGGGCTGGGTCGACACCAGGGAGTTGCCGAAGTCGCCGGTGAACGCCCGGCCGAGGAACCCGAAGTACTGCAGGATGATCGGCTGGTCGAGCCCGAGGACGTGGTTGAGGTTGGCGATCTTCTCCGGCGTCGCCTTGTCACCCAACAGCGCGGCGGCGGGGCCGCCGGGCAGGGACCGGAGCCAGGCGAAGATCAGGATGGACAGGATGAAGAGCGTCGGAATCGCTTGTAGCAACCGACGCACGAGAAAACGGAGCACGTGCAGTCCTTCGTAGCCAGCCCGGGATTAGGCGCAAGGGGTGGGCGCGGTAGCGCCCACCCCTTGCTTGGCCGAAATCAGATCAGCTGACAGTCACGGTGTTGAAGCGCTCGTCGGTGAGCGGGCTCGCCACCAGACCCTTGACCTTCGGGCCGACCACGATCGCCGGGGTCGGGTAG
This genomic window contains:
- a CDS encoding DedA family protein; the encoded protein is MHIDQWLEAIPPISVYLIVAAVIMIESLGIPLPGEIVLVSAALLASQHSNLNPLWIGALASAGAIVGDSIGYLIGKTGGQRLFAWAGRKFPKHFGPTHIANAERIFNKRGMWAVFLGRFIAFLRILAGPLAGSLKMHYPKFLIANALGGIVWAGGTTALVYYLGVVAEKWLGNFSKYGLVAAIVIGVVVFFVMKKRLGKNHEDEETPKQEEPAA
- a CDS encoding SDR family oxidoreductase encodes the protein MQVTVLGASGRTGFHIARLLAAKGHTVRAGLRSRQRAEVLRDLDVEPVVADVTADPEDLVEAFLGSDVVIAAIGAPDPEPASVNLVDRDGSVTAVHAAEKAGVARYIQVSAQFADSPDQGDRLVRSILLAKQLSDLALQKSALTWTIVRPGTLTDGPATGRVKVAGHLEPGRVTRLDVAAVVVGVLGEPLTENRGFDVVSGDFPVGPALAALG
- a CDS encoding RNA polymerase sigma factor; translation: MIEGLLRELAPQVLAALVRRYGGFDTCEDAVQEALLAASLQWPVDGLPDHPKGWLITTASRRRIEQWRSETARQRREETVALAEPPDPEPVAGVDDTLTLLLLCCHPSLTRPSQVALTLRAVGGLTTAEIARAFLVPEATIGQRISRAKQKLRGERFTPSPDPGRLAAVLQVLYLIFTEGHTASSGDALNRVELTTEAIRLTRQLPPGGEVTGLLALMLLTEARRPARVDATGALVPLAAQDRSRWNAELIAEGVSLITTALSTSPVGPYQLQAAIAAVHAEAPTAADTDWAEILTLYDLLRVVAPGPMVTLNRVVAFAQVHGPEAGLAELAGADLEAHHRVDAVRAHLLELAGDVVGAREAYLTASRRTLSLPEQAYLQSRASRLA
- a CDS encoding YciI family protein → MKYVVLIYGNPESRRAWEGMTAEQRAAGLAYYQRLNDDLDASGERLVSERLALPELTKQVSVGDSGPLTTDGPFAEAKEFLAGFYLLDCESEERALEIAGRIPEAAFGVVEVRPVMGLHGTEL
- a CDS encoding nuclear transport factor 2 family protein codes for the protein MTEHDETRIRKLLAVRTDAMTSRDAETLASQYTPDVIAFTLAPPLAHRGADVIDVDARKAWFDGFEGPIEYEVRDLEITVGGAIAYCHSLTCLSTTPKGAPASFELWFRSTICFREDIGEWRITHVHDSTPFYMDATMSAALDLKP
- a CDS encoding ABC transporter ATP-binding protein; the protein is MNQPAGDVLLEVNDLKVHFPIKSGVVFDRTVGHVYAVDGVDLAIRRGETYGLVGESGCGKSTLGRAILRLNEPTSGSVKFDGTDVAKLKGEDLRKARRRMQMIFQDPMSSLDPRQSVESILVEGMHAHGLDKDKETTQRRLRQLLSAVGLPESSLRKYPHEFSGGQRQRIGIARALAVEPDLIVADEPVSALDVSVQAQVVNLLEDLQDQLGLTYVVIAHDLAVVRHISDRIGVMYLGALVEETDADSLYRDPLHPYTRALLSAIPVPDPQVEDTREQILLAGDLPSPANPPSGCRFHTRCPWRQASLCDTDRPQLREIGGGHRVACHYAEDIRDGRIQPHEVKPELVELTGALNPDLGPPDIGTSAEIL
- a CDS encoding ABC transporter ATP-binding protein encodes the protein MALLEVRDLTVDFVRRGERPFTAVDSVSFDVEPGQTVGLVGESGCGKSVTSLAIMRLLARRGNKVSGSVSYEGTDLLKLSDREMRDRRGRDLGMVFQDPLSSLNPVIPIGLQITEVLERHRGMSRKAASVEATDLLDKVGIPDPSRRLSEYPHQLSGGMRQRALIAIALACRPRLLIADEPTTALDVTIQAQILALLRELVQDTGTALIMITHDLGVVAGLCDEVNVLYGGRIVERAKRHQLFAEPRHPYTHGLLASIPRLDAGRGEKLVPIKGSVADNIPWDGGCAFAPRCPNALPVCREVSPQLVPDHGGLLRCHNPVRPAVVAGGGAR
- a CDS encoding ABC transporter permease; the protein is MNTLLNKKKEPIDKLAAASGRSLGGEALRRMLRSPVALTGGGITGLFLLLAIFAPLLAPKDPQDRALQDQVQLGRGIIPGSMPGYPLGVDDFGRDFLSRLIVGAQQTLLVGVLATVIGVLIGVIIGGIAGAFGGWVDTVLMRLVDVMLSFPSLLLAISIAALFANPSQWTVILAVSMVGVPIFARLLRGSMLVQRDADHVLAATSLGVKRGAIVFRHMLPNSLGPVIVQATLTLATSILEAAALSFLGLGDPDPSRAEWGLMLGKASRQFLDIRPELAYYPAIAIIIVALGFTLLGESLREALDPKNRR
- a CDS encoding ABC transporter permease codes for the protein MLRFLVRRLLQAIPTLFILSILIFAWLRSLPGGPAAALLGDKATPEKIANLNHVLGLDQPIILQYFGFLGRAFTGDFGNSLVSTQPVMGEIVTFLPATIELGLTAMIIAIVVGIPAGYLAARFRGGPVDNLVIVLSLIGVAVPVFFLGYMMQDLLASPLGLPSQGRQAAGLDATAITNFAILDGIMTGEWDAVWDAIKHLVLPAFALATIPLAVITRITRASVLDVLNEDFVRTANSKGLTQQVVRTRHVLRNGLLPVVTTIGLQTGALLGGAVLTERVFNFRGLGFLLAEGIERRDYPRLQALLLFGAVVYVLVNMLVDVSYGIIDPRVRVR